CCGCGCCGCCGTGGTCGACTTCACCGGGCGGGAGGCCGATGTCCGTGAGCTGACGCGGTGGCTGGCGGACGGGGAGCGGGTCGTGCGCTGGCTGTACGGGCCCGGCGGCCAGGGCAAGACACGGCTGGCGGCGCACCTGGCCGGGCAGGCCGCGCGCCGGGGCTGGCTGGTGCTCACCGCCGAGCATGTGACCGGCCGTATCGACGCCGAGCAGGCCCAGAGCCGGGACCTGGGGGTGGGCGAGGCGCCCGGTCTGCTCCTTGTGGTCGACTACGCGGACCGGTGGCCGCTGGCCCATCTGCTGTGGCTGTTCAGCAACCAGGTCCTCCAACAGGACGTGCCTGTAAGGGTGTTGCTGCTCGCCCGCACCTTGCATCCGTGGCCCGCCCTGCGGCACGCGCTCGCCGAGGGCGGCTGGCCGCTCGCCGCCTGCGTCGGCCGACGGCTGGGACCGTTGTCCACGCAGCGCAGCCGCAGCCAGATGTTCGAGGTGGCCCGCGACTGCTTCGCCGCCCGCTACGGGCTGCGCGACCCGGGCCGGATGCCCGCGCCCGACTGGCTGGAGAACGACGAGTTCGGCCTCACCCTGGCGGTGCAGGTCGCCGCCCTGGTCGCCGTCGACCGCCGCGCGCGCGGCGCTCCGGACCCGGGCGGGCGAGGCGCCCCGGGCCCGTGGTCCCCCGGCATGACGGAGCTGACCACCTACCTCCTGGACCGCGAGCGCCACCACTGGCACACCCTGTACGACGGCGGCGCCGCCCGGACCGGCTACGACCCCGCGGGCGGGCGGACATCCTTCGGCACCCCGCCCGCCGAGCTGTCACGGGCCGTGTTCACCGCCGCGCTCACCGGCCCACTCCCCTTCCGCGAGGCCCGAACCGCCTTGCTGGCAACGGGATTCGAGGGAGCCGACGCCGACCGGGTGCTGACCGACCACGCCTACTGCTACCCGCCCTCCGGCACCGCGACGGCCCTGGAACCCCTCTACCCCGACCGGCTCGCCGAGGACTTCCTGGCCCTCGCCCTGCCGGGCCACGATCACCCCGACCACCCCTCGGACCCCTGGACGAGCGAGGTCCCGCGGCTTCTGCTCACCGTCGAGGAAGGCGCCGACCCGCCGCCCTACGCCGCGCGTACCGTCATCTTCCTGGCCGCCGCCTGCGAGCGCTGGCCGCATCTCGCCGCCATCCTGGAGACCCTCGAACCGTGCCTGCCCGAGGAGCCCGGCGGCGAACTGGCCGTCGCCGCCGCCGACCTCGCCGAACGCCTCGCCGCCCACCGCCTGGCACGCGTCGAGGATCCGGCCGAACTGGCCCGCCTGCAGCAGGAATTGGGCGAGCGGCTCAACCGCGCGGACCGGCGGGGCAAGGCGGTGGTGGCGTTCACCGAGGCCGCGCGCCTGCACCGGTCGCTGATGGAGCGGGAACTCCCGGTCCACGGGCCGCTGTTCGTGAAGTCGGCGGCATTCGGTGCGGGCGTACTCCTCACGCTGCACGTGAACCAGGCGATAAACATCGAGGGCGCCGGGTTCGAACTCCCCGGCGAGGACATGGCCCAGGGCCACGAGATCGCCGGGATCCTGCACGAGGCCGTCGACGTGTGCCGCCGCCTGGTACGGCTGAACCCGGCCGAGCACGAGGACGACCTCGGCGGGGTGCTCGGCATGCTGGCCCTGGTACTGCGCTGGCTCGGACAGCCGCAGGAGGCGGTGGCCCCGGCGACCGAGGCCGTACGGATCTACCGCCGCCTCGCACGCGAGGATCCGGCCGAACACGAACCCCCGCTCGCCACCATGCTGATCGAGGCGCTCGCCCCGAGCCTGGTCGCCTCGCGCGGGCAGGAGGCACTCGACGCGGCGGGCGAGGCCGTGGACATCTACCGGCGGCTGGCGCGCGAGGAACCGGCCGAGTACGAGGGCGAGTTGGCCAGGGCGCTGGAGAGCCAGGCGGAGATGCTCCAGGAGCTGGGGCGTACGGACGAGTCCCTGGCAGTCCTCGACGAGGCCGTGCGGATACGTCGCCGGAAGCCGGGCGGCGAGGGCCCCGGCGGTCCCGATGCGGCCGCCGGACAGGAGGTGAACCTCGCGACCGTACGTACCGGGCACGCGATCAAGCTGTGGCTCCTCGGCCGCCGGGAGGATTCCCTGGCGCTGCTGACCGAGACCGCCGAGCAGTACCGGCCCCTCGCGGCCGCCGACCCCGCCACGCACGGACCGGGACTGCACTACGTACTGGCGAACCTCGCCCACCGGCTGGAGGAACTCGGCCTGTGGGAGGAGCAGTTGGCTGTGCACCGGGAGGTCGTCGAGCTGAGCCGGACCCTTGCCGGTCACGACCCGGAGTACACGGAAGACGTCCACGGCGCGCTGGCCCTGAGCGCGGTCGACCTGGTCCTCCTGGGCAGATGGGAGGAGGCGGTGGCGGTCGTCGGCGAGGTCGCCCCGTACTTCCGCGCGCCGGACGGATTCGACGGTGCGGTCAACGGCTACTGCTCCGTCCTGGAGAACGTCGGCGCAAAGGCGGCCGACCTGGCCCCCGACGGGGGCGGATATCCGGCCGTACTCGCCGAGTTCGCCGCGACCTACCGACGGCTGGCGCGTGACCGTCCGTCCGCCTACGACGTCGGCCTCACGGCGGCCCTGAAGTCCCTGACCCTGCTCCTTGGCGAGCAGGGACGCTGGTGGGAGGCGCTGGGCACCGCCCGGGAGGCCGTCGCGGTCCGTCGGAGGCTGGCGCGTCACAGCGCGGCCGTGACCGACGCCGGTCTCGCACTGGCGCTGAAACGGGTCGTCGACATCCTTCAGGCACTGGGGAGTTGGGACGAACTCCTGCACCCGGCCCGCGAGGCCTCGGCGATCCGCCGGAGGCTGGCGCACGACGAGGACCCCGCCGAGCACGAGAGCGCTCTGGCCGCTCTGCTCGCTCTGGAGGCGATGGCGCTCGGACGGCTGGCCCGTTGGCAGGAGGCGCTCGCGCCCGCCGAGGAGGCGGTGGCGATCCTGGGCCGACTGGCACTCGACGCCCCCGCCGAGCACAACCGCACGCTCGCCACCGCCCGGGACATTCTCGCGGAGGTGCGGGAGATGGGGCGGTGGTAGCGGTCCGGGAGGGGGAAGTAGAGCGTGCCCGCCGCCAGGTCCTCCTCGACGTCCAGGAGGAAGTCCAGGGTCTGCGGCCCGAAGGACCAGGAGATCATCGCGCGCACGGCGTCCCGGAACGGCCGTGCGCCCGGCGGCAGTTGGTCCCGCATCCAGGTGTGCGCGGCGTGGTTGTCGGTGCGCATGCTTGTGCAGAAGGCTTTCTGACGCGATGTCAGCGGGGTAAGCGATGCCTGGGAAGTCGGTGACGTCGGTGACGTCGGGAAGCCGATGACGCCGGTGAAGTCGGTGCTCTGCCCCCGGGACCTCCCACGCCCGTCAAAACCGGATGCGGCGCCCGGCGCGGACGTAGAGCATGAACACACAGGCCCCTGCCGTTCCCACTCGGCACCGTTCGGGCCCCGGGGGCCCGCCGCGTTCCGCCCCCCGCCGCCCCCTTCTCGTACCTCGCCTCTCACCTCCCGTACCTCACCCCTCACCTCCCAGGAGCTGATCCGCCCGTGCAGGCCGCCGTCGCCGTGAACCCGGCCCAGGTGCCCGAGCTGCTGCTCGGCCTGGCCACCGTCCGTCCCGTGTTCCTGTGGGGCGCGCCCGGCATCGGAAAGTCGTCGCTGGTAAGGGAGTTCGCGGAGTCGATCGGGCTGGAGTGCGTGAGTCTGCTCGGTACGCAGCTGGCGCCCGAGGACCTCATCGGCGTACCGCAGATCCGCGACGGCAGGTCGGTGTTCTGCCCGCCCGAGGCGATCGCCCGCGACGAGCCGTACTGCCTCTTCCTGGACGAGCTGAACGCGGCGACGCCCGATGTGCAGAAGGCGTTCTACTCGCTGATCCTGGACCGCCGTATCGGCAACTACGAACTGCCCGAGGGCAGCGTCGTGATCGGCGCGGGCAACCGTGCCACCGACAACGCGCTCGCCCGGCCGCTGGCGTCCGCCCTGGTCAACCGGCTCACCCACGTCCATCTCCAGGCCTCGCCCAAGGACTGGCTGAACTGGGCGGCCAGGTCCGGCATCCACCCCTGGGTGACCGACTACCTCACCGACCGGCCGCACCACCTGTGGTCCAAGCCGCCGAAGACGGAGGAGCCGTTCTCCACGCCGCGCTCCTGGCACATGCTCTCGGACGCCATCGAGTCCTTCGGCCCGACGCTCGACGAGGCGACGCTCAAGGTGCTCGCGCACGGCACCCTCACCCCGTCGCACGCCTCGGCGTTCTGCGGATACGTCAAGATCGTGCGCAGCGAGTTCGGTATCGACGCGATCCTCAAGGGCGACGCGCGCTGGCCGAACCGGATCCAGGACCGTGACCTGCTCTACTACCTCGCCGAGTCGTTCCGCGGCCGCCTGATCAAGGAGCTGCCCGGCAACAAGGAGCACGCCTCGCCGTCCGTACGGCAGACGGCGTACCGCGCACAGGCCCTGCTCGTACAGCTCGCCGAGATATCGGTCGAGGTCGCGCAGACCGTGATCGCGGACGACGAGGACGGCAACCCGGTGCTGCCCGCCTGGTTCCTGGTGGAGGCCGCGCGGGACATGCCCCGGCTGGTGGAGGCCCGCCGGTGAACGGGCAGACGCGCGGCGGCGGGAACGGACGGGGAGGGAACGGGCGGGGTGGGAACGGGCGGCGACGGCAGCAGCCGCCCCCGCTGGACCCGCGCGTCGAGCAGAACTACCAGAGCGGCCTGGAGATCGTCCGCCGCGACCCCGCCTTGAGCGCGCTGCGCGCGGACTTCTGCCGTACGGCCTGCCATGTCGCGCCGAAGGACGGCTGGGCGCTGGTGGAGTCGGACGGCTGTGTCCATGTGAACCCCAAGCGGCTTGCCGAACCACGGGAATGGGCCTGGGTGTTGGCGCACTGCCTACTGCACCTGGGCTTCGGCCACGTACCGGCGGCCCGGGGCGCGCGCGAACAGCCGGACCGCTACGAGGTGGCGGCCCGCTGTGTGGTCGTGAACCGTTTCCAGCAGTCGTTCCCGGTGGGCACGCCGCCGTTCGAACTGCCCGCGTCCTTCCCCGGCGGCGACGAGGAGCAACTCGCCGAACGCTTCCGCCGGGACGGCATCCCGGAGCGCTACGCGCACTGCGGGGTGGGCGGCCCGGACCTGCCCGACCAGCGGCTGGAGCCCTGGCCGTACACCCGCGACCCCGAGGACTGGCGCGAGGTCTTCGCCCGTTCGCTGACCCGTGGTGTCTCCGCCGCGATGAACGCGGCCGGACGGGGCCCGCTCGACTCCCCAAAGGGCCCCTGGGACAGGGCACTTGAGTGGTTCGTCTCCTCGTACCCGCTGCTCGGCGGCATCGCCTCCGGCATGACGGTGGTCGCGGACGCGGACCTCGCCCGCGCGCACCACATCTCCATCGCCGCGGTGAACGCCGCCGCGGCGGAGATCTACATCAACCCGCGCTGCGTCTACTCCGAGGAGGAGTGGCGCTTCGTCCTCGCGCACGAAATGCTGCACGCCGCGCTGCGCCACGCGGACCGCCGCGGCGCCCGCGACCCGTATCTCTTCAACGTCGCCTGCGACTTCGTCATCAACGCCTGGCTGGTCGAGATGGGCGTCGGCGAGATGCCCGACGGCCTGCTCCACGACCCCGAGCTCACCGGCCTGTCCGCCGAGGAGGTCTACGACCGGATCACCACCGACGCCCGCCGAAAGCGCCGCCTCGCCACCCTCGCGGGCAAGGGCCGCGGCGACATCCTCGGCGAACCGCTGCCGCACGCGTCCGCCGCCACGGACTACGTCGACCTGGACGAGTTCTACCGCCGCGGTCTGCTCCAGGGCTTCGACCTGCACGATCGCAGACGCGGCACCCTGCCCGCCGGTCTGGTGGAGGAGATCGAGGCCCTGGCCCACCCGCCGCTGCCCTGGGACGTACGGCTCGCCCGCTGGTTCGACGAGTACGTGCCCCGCCCCCAGCCCCTGCGCAGCTTCGCCCGCCCCGCCCGGCGCCAGGCGTCCACCCCCGAAATCCCGCGCGCGGGACGGTACTTCCCGCCCGAGGAGCAGGAACGCTGCACCTTCGGCGTCGTCCTGGACACCTCCGCCTCCATGGACCACCGTCTGCTCGGCAAGGCCCTGGGCGCCATCGCCTCCTACGCCGCGTCCCGCGACGTCCCCGCCGCCCGGGTCGTCTACTGCGACGCGGCCCCCTTCGACGCGGGCTACCTCCCGGCCGCAGACATCGCGAGCCGCCTGCGCGTACGCGGCCGCGGCGGCACCCGTCTGCAACCCGGCGTGGACCTCCTCCTGACCGCCGACGACTTCCCGCCGACCGCTCCCGTACTGCTGATCACGGACGGCGCCTGCGACGTACTGCGGGTGCGACGCGAGCACGCGTTTCTGCTGCCGCGCGGGGCGGGGCTGCCGTTCCGGGCGCGGGGGCCGGTGTTCGAGATGCACTGAGGTGTGTCGAGACGCGCTGAGGTGTGGGGCTGGGTTTTCCGGTCACTTATGGCGTGAATTGCGGCGACGTGGTCGAACTCCCCGCGACGGTGAGGCCTTCGCACCAGACTGAGGGCGTCCGGTTCGTCCGCGGGAAGCGGTTCGCGGGAAGCGGTTCGCCGGAACCCGCTGAAAGCTGAAAGGGGTCTTCGTGACCACGTACACGCCAGACGTTCTTCTTGTCGGCTCGGGCCCGGTCGGGGCCGCGCTGGCGCACCGGCTCGTGGTCGAAGGGGGCCTGGACGTGCTGATGGTCGAGCTGGGCGCGCAGGAGTCCCACCCGCGCGGGGAGAACCGCCGCAACCGGGCCGACTTCCGCGAGCGCGACGTGGTTCCGCCCGCCGTGCGCGCGGTGGGCGGCCTGGGCACGGTCTGGGAGTGCGGCGTCCCCACGTTCGTCCCGGAGGTGGAACTCACCTGGCAGGGACAGAAGTACCCGATCGACGCCGCCGCGCTGGACAAGCAGTACGCGAAGGCGGGCGAGCAACTCGGCCGTACGACCGGCCTGTTCCCCACCTCCGTACGCCATCGTGCGGTCCGGAAGGCGTTGTTGGAGGCCGGGCACGACGCGGTGACGGAACTCCCGCTGGCCGCCCGGACCGTCGCGGAGCCGGACCACGAACGGGTGGTGTGGGCGGGGACCGACGCGCTCTTCGGTCCGCTCGGCGACCCCGCCTTCACGCCCGACGCGGGCAGCTTCACGCTGCTGTCCGATCACCTGTGTACGGGGCTCAGCGTCGAGCGGGACGGGGAGAACCGGCGGGTGGTGGGCGCCGTGGTGACGGACCTCGACGCCGGGGCCGGGGTCGGGGGTGGTGGTGAGGTCAGCGTCGTCGCCAAGGCGTACGTCGTCGCGGGCGGCACGATGGCCACTCCGCAACTGCTCGCGGCCTCGGGCCTCGGCGAGCGGCTCCCGGCGCTCGGACGCTATGCGACCGACTCGCCGATCGCCGTCTGCCGTGTGGTGCTGAAGTCCGCGGTCGTGGACGCGGTCGAGGGGTCGGCGACCGGGGCGGCGCTGGAGCGCATCCGGCAGCACCGGAAGCGGCACCCGGAGGACCGGCTGCCGATCCCGCACAAGGACACTCCGGTCAACCTCTTCCTCCCGCCGTCCCAGGACAGGCCCTGGCACGCGCACATCCGCTCCGTGCCGGAGGGCGTGGCGGGCACCTCGGTCGACGAACGGATCGTTCTCGAACTCCGCTGGTTCGGCATCTGCCGCCCGCGCGAGGACAACAGGGTGGAGTTCAGCACCACGGCGCAGGACCGCAACGGAATGCCGCAGCCCGCACTGCAGCTCACGGCCGGTGCGGACGACGCGGCCAACGCCGAGGCCATGCTGCGCCACATGGTCGAAGTGGCCCAAACCATCGGCCAGTTCCTGCCGGGCGCCGAACCGCAGCTCATCCCCGCCGGGGCCGGGATGCAACTCGCCGGGACCACCCGCATGGGCACCGACCCGGACACCAGCGTCGTCAACGCCGACTCCCGGGTCTGGGGCGTGGCCAACCTCTACCTCGGCGGCAACGGCCTCCACCCGTTCGGCAACGCCTCCGCTCCCACCCTGACCAGCATCGCGGCGGCGCTGCACGCGGCGGACGCGATCACGGAGACGGTCAAGAAGGCTTAGCGGGGAGCACGGCGGGTCGTATGACGTGAAGACGCGCGTAGGGTCCCGACCGGTTCTCGGTCGGGACCCTACGAGTTGTGTGTGACCCTCGGCCCGTGACCCGCGTCGTCAGATGCCGAACTCCTGGCTGGACAGCCCGAGTACGGAGCACGCCTCACGCAGCACCTGCTCCTCGGCGGGAGCGACGTAGCCGTCCGCGCCCGCGACGACGAAGCCGGTCTGTACGACGGCCCTGGCCTCGGTCGGCTTCTTCGCGGCCTTGGCGATCTCCTGGAGCGCCTCGGCCTTGCCCTGCTGGAAGTTGAACGCCAGCTGGTCGACGTGCTTGTTGAAGCGTGTGCGCAACTGCTCCGACGGGAAGTTCTGCAGGACGTCGTTGTTCAGGATCAGCGACTCCACGTGCTGCCGCTCGGCAGGGTCCACGTTCCCGTCGGCGGCGGCGACCAGGGCGCACATGGCCATACTGGCGTCCCGGTACGCCCCGCTCTTCAACTCCGTCTTCAGGGACGTGAGCTGGGTCTTGAGCGCACTGACCAGCTGCGCCTTGGACCCACCGGAGCCTCCCGCACCCGGCCGCCCGTGCCCGCCGGCGCCACTACCGCCCCGCGCTCCCTGCGCCTGCTGCTGCAGACCCTTGGCCTGGTCCTTGATCCGATCCCACATCGCCATCCGTGCCACCTCGGCTTCAGCCGTGTCGTTCCACTCGTCCGCGTACGTTCCGCGCCTTCTCTGCCCACTCTCTTTGCAAACTCTTGGGGGGCTTTGGAAGTTCCGGGGAGAGCAGGGGCTGTCTGTTCTGATGGTCGCCGCCCTGGCCGGAAACGGTCGTACGCGGACGGCGGATCAGGCGGCGGCCCGACCGGCGCTGCCCAGGTGGGCGGGGATGTCCTGCTCGGCCCAAATGATCTTTCCTCGTGGGATGTAGCGGGTTCCCCAGCGGCGACTGAGTTGCGCGACGAGGAAGAGACCTCGGCCTCCCTCGTCCGTGGTGCGCGCGTGCCTGAGTCTGGGCGACGTGTTGCTGGTGTCGGAGACTTCGCAGATCAGGGCCGAGTGGCGGATCAGTCTGAGCTGGATCGGACCGGTCGCGTGTCTGATGGCGTTGGTGACGAGCTCGCTGACGACGATCTCTGTCGTCGCCGTCATTTCACCCAGGCCCCAGTTCTCGAGGTGGCGCGATGCCAGGGCGCGGGCATGGGCGACCACGGCCGGGTCGGACGGCATGTCCCACGTGGACACTTGGTCGGCGGTCAAGGGGTGTGGGCGGGCCAGGAGCAGGGTGATGTCGTCGGGCTGCGGTTCTGGCAGGAGTTGCTGGACCGTTGTCTCGCAGAGTTCTTCGAGGGGCAGGTCTCCCTGGACGAGGGCGGTTGCGAGCTTGGTCATCCCGCGGTCGACGTCCTGGTCGGCCGCCTCGATGAGCCCATCGGTGTAGAGGCCGAGGATCCCGCCCTCGGGGAGTTCGATTTCGGCCATCTCGAAGGGGAAGCCTCCGAGGCCGAGGGGAGGGCCTGCCGGGAGTTCGGGGAAGTGCACGGTGCTGTCGGGTGCGACGACGATCGGTGGCGGGTGCCCGGCGCGGGCCATCTGGCAGTGCCGGGTGACCGGGTCGTAGACGGCGTACAGGCAGGTCGCGCCGAGCAGGGCGGTGGCGGTGGCCGTGGCGGTGGTCCGGTCCGAGGGTTCCCCGTCGATGAGCCGGATGACCATGTCGTCGAGGTGGGCGAGGAGTTCGTCGGGAGGCAGGTCCATGTCGGCCAGCGTGTGGACGGCGGTACGCAGGCGCCCCATGGTGGCGGCCGCCGTGATCCCGTGGCCGACGACGTCGCCCACGGCGAGGGCAACGCGGGCCCCGGACAGGGGGAACACGTCGAACCAGTCTCCGCCGACACCGTCCTTCGCGTCCGCGGGGTGGTAGGAGGAAGCCACCTCAAGGACCGTGCCGGCCAGGAGAGTCTGTGGGAGCAGGCTCCGTTGCAGGGCCAGGGCGGTCGCGTGCTCGCGCGTGTAGCGGCGGGCGTTGTCGATGCACACCGCGGCTCTGGCCACCAGTTCCTGTGCGAGGAGCATGTCGTCGGGTTCGAAGGAGGCGACGTTCTCAGAGCGGACGAACGTGGCAAGACCCAGGACCGTGTCGCGGGCCCGTACGGGAACCGAGATGAGGGAGTGGAGTCCAAAGTCCCGCATGTTCGCGGCTCGTGCGGGTTCTTCGATCGCCCAGAGGTCGCTGGAGGGATCGAGGACGGACATGAGAACGCCATTGCCGTGCACGAGGTAGCTGGCGTCATGCGGCGGGGGTACGAAGTCCACCTGGTCGCCGATTCTGGCCACGGCTTCGGGGCAGCCTGTGCGGACGGACTGCATTCCGGCGCGGCGCATTCTGGGTTTGCTGCCGGGCGCCAGCGGGGTGGGCAGTTCCAGATTGAAGACGGACTCCAGGAGGTCGACGATGACGAAGTCCGCGAAACCGGGCGCGGCGACATCGGCGAGCTCCTGGGCTGTTCGCATGACGTCGAGTGAGCTTCCGATGCGAGCGCCGGCTTCGTTGACCAGTGCGAGGCGCTGCTGGGCCTTCCACCGGTCGGTCACGTCGGTGACCATGTAGCACACGCCGGTGATGGAGTCGTCCGCGTCGACCAGCGGGAAGAAGGAAGTGGAGTAGGAGCGCTGCCTGTGCGGGTCGGCCCAGCTCCAGCCCTGGTACTCGTGGTCGATGACAGGCTCGCCGGTCCGCAGTACGTCACGCATGGTGGCTTCGATCGCCCCTGAGACAAGGCCGGGCAGCAGTTCGCCGAGACGGTGGCCGATTCTCTGCGCGCGCGGCACCCCGCCGAAGCGTTCCAACGTGTCGTTCAGCCATACGTATTGAAGGTCCGAATCCATCACCGCCATGCCGATCGGCGAACGGGTCAGAAAACCGGCGAGAACGGATTGGCCTATTTCCCACTCGAGTTGTCGTTCGCGGACGGAGACGAGGAAGCACTCGTCCTCCCCCTCCCGCAGGACGAATCCCGCGGAGACGTTCAGGTCCACTTCCATCCGGTGGTGCTCCCGGTGCCGGACGGCGACGGTGCCGCTCCAACCCGTTCCCGTGCGGCAGCGGTCGGCGACCCTTCTGGCGCGCACACGGTCTGCCGGTTCTGCCAAGAGGAAGGCCGCGGATCGGCCGACCGCATCAGCCGGCGCGTACCCGAAGAGTTCCTCGGCTCTGCGGGACCAGCCGACAACGGTGCCCTTGGCGTTGATCAGGGCTGTCGCATCGAGGGCCGGGTTCACGGCGCCGGGGCGCCCAACCGGAGACACTGCGCCTGGCCCGACCTTCGAGGGACCACCCGCTGAGGGCATACGGCTCACCACCGTCCGACAGGTCTCCATGGTCCCGCCCCTCCCTGCGACTTTCCACTCGGGTTGGCAGGGGGAGTGGCGGGTCACGGTTGGGCTCCAGCAGGTGACGCTGCCGTCGTCGTGCAGACTGCCCATGCACCGGTCGTCGTCGTTGACGGAATCACCAGGTAGAACCCGTGGAATCCCAAGATGATCTCGCCGGATGCGGCACGGTTTCCCGGAGCACCGTTCCAGGAGTTCGAGCGCGGCGTGGCCCGGTCGGGGGCCGCCTCATGGTCCTGCGCTCAGCCTGCGGCTTCCGGCTCGGTTCTTCGCGACGTTCCGTGTCTTCTTCCTGTTGCCCGACTCGGCGAGCACGGCGAGGACCGCTGGAGACGCCGACTCTTCGGCGAGGAGGCGCTGCATCCAGTCCGTGACCGTGGCCAGCTCGACCGGTGTCGGCACGTGACCGTCCTCGATCGACAGGTAGAACAGCCAGTCGTGGACGCGTCGGCGGATGAACTCGCGGTTCCCTTCCGCCTTGAGCCGGCCGATCTCCGGCAGTAGTTCGGCCGACCACTGCTGGAACTCGGCAGGGCCGGTCACCTGCATCGCGATCCCGTCCACGAGGGCGACCACCGCCGATTTGGACACGATCTCGATGGGGTCGCGCAGGATCATGGTCACGATCGCGCGGTCCCGGTCCCGGTCGCGTCTCGGCGAGGAAGCGGTCACCGAGACGACGCGTTGGTACGCGGACGATCGCACGTGCTCGTCCGCTACGGCGTCGTCGACGTCCACGTCGAGGATGCCGGCGCCTGCCAGCAGCTCGGCCACATCGGAGCGCAATGTCATCGCTTCATCGCTTCATCTCTTCTCGCGGGGCCGGACTCCATATCGCGGGCATCCTCCTCCGGTCCGCACGCTGATCCAAACGAGACGGCCTCCAGCTGCGACCACGGGAGCCCAGCCCCGCCTACGCCCGGCTCCACGCACTGAGCAGCTTCGGGTCCCGTACCCGCTGATCGCCGGGGCGGCGGGCAGGAGCTCGGTTCGGATGGCTGCGGGCCCATCCGGGTGCCTTCCGGACGTGCCGTGGGCGGGAGGCGCCCGTTGAGGGGTATGTCGTTTCGGTCGGGGGCGACCTCGGGATCCGTGAGGAGATCAGCTGTGTACGCAGTGGTTCGGCGGTACGAAGGGGTGACTGATCCTGTCGAGGCGGGACGCCGAGTGGACGAGGGATTCGTGCCCCTCCTCCGCCAGGTCCCCGGCTTCGTGGCCTACTACTGGATCGACGCCGGGGACGGAGTGATGGTCTCCGTCAGCGTCTACGACAACCAAGCCGGGGCCGACGAGTCGGTCAGGAGGGCGGCCGACTTCGTACGGAACAACCTCGCATCGCTGCTCCCCCACCCTCCTCAGGTCACGTCCGGCCAGGTTGTGGCTGCGTAGCGACCTCCGCAACGGGGGGCGGATCCCCGCATCTCCGTGCTGCTGCCCCGGTCATTCGGAAACCGAGACGCACAACGTCGAAGGGCCCCACCGCAAGCGGTGGGGCCCTTCGACTTCGTGCCCGGTGAGGCACTGGCGGAGGATACGAGATTCGAACTCGTGAGGGGTTGCCCCCA
This is a stretch of genomic DNA from Streptomyces sp. NA04227. It encodes these proteins:
- a CDS encoding SpoIIE family protein phosphatase, translating into MPSAGGPSKVGPGAVSPVGRPGAVNPALDATALINAKGTVVGWSRRAEELFGYAPADAVGRSAAFLLAEPADRVRARRVADRCRTGTGWSGTVAVRHREHHRMEVDLNVSAGFVLREGEDECFLVSVRERQLEWEIGQSVLAGFLTRSPIGMAVMDSDLQYVWLNDTLERFGGVPRAQRIGHRLGELLPGLVSGAIEATMRDVLRTGEPVIDHEYQGWSWADPHRQRSYSTSFFPLVDADDSITGVCYMVTDVTDRWKAQQRLALVNEAGARIGSSLDVMRTAQELADVAAPGFADFVIVDLLESVFNLELPTPLAPGSKPRMRRAGMQSVRTGCPEAVARIGDQVDFVPPPHDASYLVHGNGVLMSVLDPSSDLWAIEEPARAANMRDFGLHSLISVPVRARDTVLGLATFVRSENVASFEPDDMLLAQELVARAAVCIDNARRYTREHATALALQRSLLPQTLLAGTVLEVASSYHPADAKDGVGGDWFDVFPLSGARVALAVGDVVGHGITAAATMGRLRTAVHTLADMDLPPDELLAHLDDMVIRLIDGEPSDRTTATATATALLGATCLYAVYDPVTRHCQMARAGHPPPIVVAPDSTVHFPELPAGPPLGLGGFPFEMAEIELPEGGILGLYTDGLIEAADQDVDRGMTKLATALVQGDLPLEELCETTVQQLLPEPQPDDITLLLARPHPLTADQVSTWDMPSDPAVVAHARALASRHLENWGLGEMTATTEIVVSELVTNAIRHATGPIQLRLIRHSALICEVSDTSNTSPRLRHARTTDEGGRGLFLVAQLSRRWGTRYIPRGKIIWAEQDIPAHLGSAGRAAA